In one Trichosurus vulpecula isolate mTriVul1 chromosome 8, mTriVul1.pri, whole genome shotgun sequence genomic region, the following are encoded:
- the PEX11A gene encoding peroxisomal membrane protein 11A, with protein MRVEGARPGWAGRASSHPRLGGLRLPLFQCGPYSGPLCPQVARGVGGRAGEMDAFISFTNQTQGRDRLFRAVQHTCMLLIYLLEPKADRKKVVMKLKKLESSVSTGRKWFRLGNMVHAVQATRQSIHASDLVPRFCLTIANLNRVIYFICDSVLWVRSVGLVSDINKEKWRKWAARHYYYSLLLYIIRDVYEVSLQMEQVAWEKAKREKSMPENHLGPCVADEETEWLQSFLLLLFQSLRKHPPLLLDTVKNLCDILNPLNQLDIYKSNSGIIGLGGLLSSIIGMITVAYPQMRLRTC; from the exons ATGAGGGTGGAGGGAGCTCGGCCCGGCTGGGCCGGGAGAGCATCGAGTCACCCGCGCCTTGGGGGATTGCGGCTCCCTTTGTTCCAGTGCGGTCCCTACTCGGGCCCGTTGTGCCCTCAGGTCGCTAGGGGAGTGGGTGGGCGGGCAGGCGAGATGGACGCTTTCATTAGCTTCACCAACCAGACTCAGGGCAGGGACCGGCTCTTCAG AGCCGTTCAACACACATGCATGTTGCTTATATATTTATTAGAGCCTAAGGCTGATAGAAAGAAGGTGGTAATGAAGCTCAAGAAACTGGAATCTAGTGTGAGCACGGGCCGTAAAT GGTTCAGACTAGGTAACATGGTACATGCTGTCCAGGCAACTCGACAGAGCATCCATGCGTCTGATCTTGTGCCCCGATTCTGCCTAACAATAGCCAACTTGAACCGTGTGATTTACTTTATCTGTGACAGCGTCCTTTGGGTGAGAAGTGTAGGACTCGTTTCTGACATCAACAAGGAAAAATGGCGAAAGTGGGCTGCACGTCATTACTACTATTCTCTCCTCCTGTACATCATCAGAGATGTATATGAGGTCTCCCTACAAATGGAGCAAGTTGCATGGgagaaggcaaaaagagaaaaatcaatgcCCGAGAACCATCTAGGACCTTGTGTAgctgatgaagaaacagagtgGCTCcagtcctttctccttctcttgttTCAGTCCTTAAGGAAGCATCCCCCCCTGCTATTGGACACAGTGAAGAACCTCTGTGATATCCTGAATCCTTTGAACCAACTTGATATTTATAAGTCTAATTCTGGAATCATTGGACTGGGAGGCCTCCTGTCCTCCATAATAGGCATGATAACAGTGGCTTATCCACAGATGAGATTAAGGACTTGCTGA